CGCCCAGTCCATGCTGCCGGATGCCGTCAAGGTTCCCGATGGCCACAATGTCATGCTCGAAACCGTCGGCGTCGGCGAGATCACCTATGAGTGCCGCGACAAGGCCAACACCCCCGGCCAGACCGAATGGACCTTCGTCGGCCCCAAGGCGGTGCTCAACGACCGCTCCGGCAAACCCGTGGGGGACTACTTCGGCCCACCAGCCACCTGGCAGGCCAAGGACGGCTCGAAAGTCACCGGCACCCAGCTGGCGGTGGCCCCAGCGGCCAAGGGCGACCTGCCCTATCAGTTGGTCAAGGCCAATCCAGCCGAAGGCCAAGGTGCCATGCAGGGGGTCAGCTACATCCAGCGCCTGGCCACCCGCGGCGGCGTGGCGCCGGCGAGCGACTGCACGGCGCAGAACAAAGGCAC
This sequence is a window from Pseudomonas maumuensis. Protein-coding genes within it:
- a CDS encoding DUF3455 domain-containing protein translates to MNIESSACLLACSLALVLQSANAQSMLPDAVKVPDGHNVMLETVGVGEITYECRDKANTPGQTEWTFVGPKAVLNDRSGKPVGDYFGPPATWQAKDGSKVTGTQLAVAPAAKGDLPYQLVKANPAEGQGAMQGVSYIQRLATRGGVAPASDCTAQNKGTQQIVKYQADYVFWTAK